A region of Diospyros lotus cultivar Yz01 chromosome 3, ASM1463336v1, whole genome shotgun sequence DNA encodes the following proteins:
- the LOC127797260 gene encoding uncharacterized protein LOC127797260 isoform X6 codes for MAKTASLKLLVDTTTDKVVFAEAGKDFVDFLFGLLQLPLGGILAALSGQAVSGSTIKIYKSVQNLADEYLLPNQRKDSLLHPATATSSTVPSPLLKALPFSFQGSSSGNSKNEVLKGYVKSAVVYTVADDLTVEPLSTVSSVALLNALKVKDIGFLQEKIVEVDVDEGLKLLKASLESTTVLTDVFLR; via the exons ATGGCCAAAACCGCAAGCTTGAAGCTTCTAGTAGACACCACCACAGATAAGGTGGTGTTCGCGGAGGCTGGAAAGGACTTCGTCGACTTCCTGTTTGGCCTCTTGCAGCTACCGCTCGGCGGCATTCTGGCCGCCCTCAGCGGCCAGGCTGTTTCTGGGTCTACCATCAAAATCTACAAGAGCGTCCAGAACCTTGCCGACGAGTATTTACTGCCAAACCAGAGGAAGGACTCTCTCTTGCACCCGGCTACAGCGACTTCAAGCACCGTGCCGTCGCCGCTTTTGAAGGCGCTGCCTTTCTCTTTTCAGGGAAGTAGCAGCGGTAACTCCAAAAATGAGGTACTGAAAGGGTACGTCAAAAGCGCGGTGGTTTACACGGTGGCGGATGATCTGACGGTGGAGCCCCTGTCCACTGTGTCCAGTGTTGCTCTTCTAAACGCGCTTAAGGTCAAAGACATCGGCTTCCTCCAGGAGAAGATCGTTGAGGTTGACGTGGACGAG GGATTGAAGCTGTTGAAAGCCTCTTTGGAGTCTACCACAGTTCTCACAGATGTGTTCCTGCGATGA
- the LOC127797260 gene encoding uncharacterized protein LOC127797260 isoform X8 yields MDKTASLKLLVDTTTDKVVFAEAGKDFVDFLFGLLQLPLGGILAALPGQAVSGSIIKIYESAQNLADEYLQPSQTKNSLLRPATATSNTEPSPLLKALPFSFQGSSSSYSSYDRPNVVQGYVKSAVVYTVADDLTVKPLSTVSSLALLNSLKVKDIGVLQEKIVVGLKLLKASLESTTVLTDVFLR; encoded by the exons ATGGACAAAACCGCAAGCTTGAAGCTTCTAGTAGACACAACCACAGATAAGGTGGTGTTCGCGGAGGCTGGAAAGGACTTCGTCGACTTCCTATTTGGCCTCTTGCAGCTACCGCTCGGCGGTATTCTGGCCGCCCTCCCCGGCCAGGCTGTTTCTGGGtctatcatcaaaatctacgaGAGCGCCCAGAACCTTGCCGACGAGTATTTACAGCCAAGCCAGACGAAGAACTCTCTCTTGCGGCCGGCGACAGCCACTTCAAACACCGAGCCGTCGCCGCTATTGAAGGCGCTGCCTTTCTCTTTTCAGGGAAGTAGCAGCAGCTACTCCTCTTATGATAGACCTAATGTGGTGCAAGGGTACGTCAAAAGCGCGGTGGTTTACACGGTGGCGGATGATCTGACGGTGAAGCCCCTGTCCACTGTGTCCAGTCTTGCTCTTCTCAACTCGCTTAAGGTCAAAGATATCGGCGTCCTCCAGGAGAAGATCGTTGTG GGATTGAAGCTGTTGAAAGCCTCTTTGGAGTCTACCACAGTTCTCACAGATGTGTTCCTGCGATGA
- the LOC127797260 gene encoding uncharacterized protein LOC127797260 isoform X4 — protein MDKTASLKLLVDTTTDKVVFAEAGKDFVDFLFGLLQLPLGGILAALPGQAVSGSIIKIYESAQNLADEYLQPSQTKNSLLRPATATSNTEPSPLLKALPFSFQGSSSSYSSYDRPNVVQGYVKSAVVYTVADDLTVKPLSTVSSLALLNSLKVKDIGVLQEKIVVVGMDEGLKLLKASLESTTVLTDVFLR, from the exons ATGGACAAAACCGCAAGCTTGAAGCTTCTAGTAGACACAACCACAGATAAGGTGGTGTTCGCGGAGGCTGGAAAGGACTTCGTCGACTTCCTATTTGGCCTCTTGCAGCTACCGCTCGGCGGTATTCTGGCCGCCCTCCCCGGCCAGGCTGTTTCTGGGtctatcatcaaaatctacgaGAGCGCCCAGAACCTTGCCGACGAGTATTTACAGCCAAGCCAGACGAAGAACTCTCTCTTGCGGCCGGCGACAGCCACTTCAAACACCGAGCCGTCGCCGCTATTGAAGGCGCTGCCTTTCTCTTTTCAGGGAAGTAGCAGCAGCTACTCCTCTTATGATAGACCTAATGTGGTGCAAGGGTACGTCAAAAGCGCGGTGGTTTACACGGTGGCGGATGATCTGACGGTGAAGCCCCTGTCCACTGTGTCCAGTCTTGCTCTTCTCAACTCGCTTAAGGTCAAAGATATCGGCGTCCTCCAGGAGAAGATCGTTGTGGTAGGCATGGACGAG GGATTGAAGCTGTTGAAAGCCTCTTTGGAGTCTACCACAGTTCTCACAGATGTGTTCCTGCGATGA